A window of the Megalopta genalis isolate 19385.01 chromosome 2, iyMegGena1_principal, whole genome shotgun sequence genome harbors these coding sequences:
- the Arp10 gene encoding actin-related protein 10 — MLRRYERVLLFSDKQMVIFDIGSAYTKYGYANEATPRGMVRTETICSETKQIRKIYDYRDTEDLYQLLVEFFHCLFFRYVVITPKDARIMILESCLTPSQFRETLAKVLFRHFEIGSLTFLSSHLATISTLGTNTALVLDVGYKEATLIPIYEGVPILKAWQALPLAGEAVHMHLMKCLKEISPNVNITEKLVEDIKVRTCFVTTLERSIKLGTEDAPKPPPMVAYHGVKNIIIPGEVREKAFEILWERDNDNLSIPTMILDAILKCPIDTRRTLAENIILIGGTTMAKGFVSRLKSELLALLKSNLYSEKLKIQVFKFHTAPSKPNCTAWLGGAIFGTVDLRLRCITKENFLKSNRVPDWTSLVDNQRQDLAACEL, encoded by the exons ATGTTACGTCGCTATGAACGTGTCTTACTTTTTTCGGATAAACAAATGGTCATATTTGATATTGGAAGCGCATACACAAA ATACGGCTACGCAAACGAAGCTACACCACGCGGAATGGTAAGGACTGAGACTATTTGTTCAGAAACTAAACAGATCCGGAAGATTTATGACTATAGGGACACAGAGGATTTGTATCAGCTACTTGTAGAGTTTTTTCATTGTTTATTTTTCAG ATATGTTGTGATAACACCTAAGGATGCCAGAATCATGATATTAGAATCGTGTTTAACGCCATCTCAATTCAGAGAAACATTGGCTAAAGTATTGTTTAGGCATTTTGAGATTGgttctttaacttttttgtcTTCTCATTTGGCAACAATTAGTACTTTAGGCACCAATACAGCTTTAGTATTGGATGTTGGATACAAAGAAGCTACATTGATTCCAATTTATGAAGGTGTACCAATCTTGAAAGCATGGCAGGCACTTCCTTTAGCTGGCGAAGCTGTACATAT gcATTTGATGAAATGTTTAAAAGAAATATCACCCAATGTGAATATAACAGAAAAACTTGTGGAAGATATAAAAGTTAGAACATGCTTTGTTACTACATTGGAAAGATCCATTAAATTAGGAACTGAAGATGCTCCTAAACCTCCTCCTATGGTTGCATACCATGgagttaaaaatattattatacctGGCGAAGTTAGAGAGAAAGCATTTGAAATATTATGGGAGAGAGATAATGATAATTTAAGCATACCTACAATGATATTAGATGCTATTCTTAAG TGTCCAATAGATACTAGGCGAACTTTGgctgaaaatataatattaatcggAGGCACAACAATGGCAAAAGGATTCGTTAGCCGTCTTAAATCAGAACTTCTAGCTTTATTGAAAAGCAATCTTTACTCTGAAAAGCTAAAAATTCAAGTCTTCAAATTTCATACTGCTCCTAGTAAACCTAATTGCACAGCATGGTTGGGAGGTGCCATTTTTGGAACCGTTGACCTGCGATTGAGATGTATAACGAAAGAAAATTTTTTGAAATCGAACAGAGTGCCCGATTGGACTAGTTTAGTGGATAATCAGAGACAGGATCTTGCAGCTTGTGAATTATGA
- the eIF3f1 gene encoding eukaryotic translation initiation factor 3 subunit f1: MALNLTVKVHPVVLFQVVDAYERRKAESHRVIGTLLGTAEKGMVEVTNCFCVPHKESESQVEADLTYGIDLYDLNHRVNAQENIVGWWATGNEVTTHSSVIHEYYVRECNNPVHLTVDTTLINTTRMAIKAYVCVPLGVPNGKQGSMFTPVKVQITCYEPEIVGLQLCSKTQLPAHAQIAGVKTGGGIEPMMDLAQIAEASGKLSSMLEQVLQYVDDVLNSKQPPDNQVGRALLDMVHSVPKMSSDQFDEMFNSNVKDLLMVVALSQLIKTQLQLNEKLTLLTTL; this comes from the exons ATGGCACTTAATCTTACTGTAAAAGTTCATCCTGTGGTTCTTTTTCAAGTAGTCGACGCTTATGAACGTCGAAAAGCCGAATCCCACCGTGTTATTGGTACATTATTAG GCACAGCTGAAAAAGGTATGGTCGAAGTAACAAATTGTTTCTGTGTACCGCATAAAGAGTCCGAGAGTCAAGTAGAAGCCGATTTGACATACGGAATCGACTTATATGATTTAAATCACAGAGTGAATGCACAAGAAAACATCGTTGGTTGGTGGGCAACTGGGAACGAG GTTACCACTCACTCCTCTGTTATACATGAATACTATGTTCGTGAGTGTAATAATCCTGTTCATTTGACTGTTGATACAACACTGATAAATACTACTAGAATGGCAATTAAAGCCTATGTGTGCGTACCATTAGGAGTACCCAATGGAAAACAAGGTTCCATGTTCACACCAGTTAAAGTACAA ATTACATGTTACGAACCAGAAATAGTTGGACTACAGCTTTGTTCAAAGACACAGTTACCTGCTCATGCGCAAATAGCTGGTGTAAAAACAGGAGGTGGTATAGAACCAATGATGGATCTTGCTCAAATTGCAGAAGCCAGTGGCAAGCTGTCTTCCATGTTAGAGCAAGTACTTCAATATGTTGATGACGTTCTCAATTCTAAACAACCACCAGATAATCAA GTAGGTCGTGCTCTGCTAGACATGGTGCACTCTGTACCAAAAATGTCGAGCGATCAATTCGATGAAATGTTTAACAGTAACGTAAAAGATCTCTTGATGGTTGTTGCACTTTCGCAATTAATAAAAACACAACTCCAACTCAATGAGAAACTTACACTGCTCACAACCTTGTAA
- the Rpn12 gene encoding regulatory particle non-ATPase 12, producing the protein MAPLKDVVSLYKHLKQEWQKVPCNLKRCGEILNQLKVGLTHLMFLPTSNNTASQNELLIARDILEIGAQWSIVTEDIPSFERYMAQLKCYYFDYKSDLLESAYKYHLLGLNLLFLLSQNRVAEFHTELELLPSDQIQSNVYIRHPLSLEQYLMEGSYNKIFLAKGNVPAASYNFFIDILLNTVRDEIGACMESAYDKISIQDASRMLNLNSEKDVKAFAIKKNWNLAKDGYFYFATTNEKKAEEPIPSSDLATLAIDYARELEMIV; encoded by the exons ATGGCACCGCTGAAGGATGTTGTTTCTTTGTACAAACATTTAAAGCAAGAATGGCAAAAGGTTCCGTGCAATTTAAAAAGAtgcggcgaaatacttaatcaATTAAAG GTTGGTCTTACTCATTTGATGTTTCTTCCAACATCTAATAACACAGCAAGTCAGAATGAACTGTTGATAGCTC GTGATATTTTAGAAATTGGTGCACAATGGAGTATAGTCACAGAAGACATACCTTCTTTTGAACGTTACATGGCACAATTAAAATGTTACTATTTTGATTACAAGTCTGATCTTTTGGAATCAGCATACAAATATCATCTATTAGGACTGAATCTGCTGTTTCTGTTGTCTCAAAATCGTGTTGCCGAATTTCACACGGAATTGGAATTACTACCTTCTGATCAGATACAATCTAACGTTTATATTAGACACCCTTTAAGCTTAGAACAGTATTTAATGGAGGGAtcatacaataaaatatttttagcgAAAGGCAACGTACCAGCGGCATCGTACAACTTCTTCATAGATATTTTATTGAATACTGTGCGTGATGAGATTGGAGCCTGTATGGAAAGTGCTTAcgacaagatttcgattcaagatGCCTCCAGAATGCTTAATCTAAATTCAGAAAAGGATGTGAAAGCGTTCGCGATCAAAAAGAATTGGAATTTGGCCAAAGATGGTTACTTTTACTTCGCAACTACGAACGAAAAGAAAGCTGAAGAACCAATACCCAGTTCAGATTTGGCTACACTAGCCATAGATTATGCAAGAGAACTTGAAATGATTGTTTAA
- the PIG-C gene encoding phosphatidylinositol glycan anchor biosynthesis class C codes for MTSKIEWHKNLYENYGLPDNYSDSSFLKQLRKNIKLNNITLTEAIMFGATICIQLNIVVLFVIVFVWLNREWTTPDVIFVSSVILTVFGYLVYCLKEPNTLTKLTKDIRTVLIFLTFGYILSPVLKTLTETISTDTIYVMTILMFLTHLIFSKYGSLQISLSDSLSITSSIFGSLMLASRLASPSHAFSLLTVAVQCFVLLPFLLYKLSNKIFISSFLTFSTLYFLLFISQTISYVFMISVTFLHFICPYWYVQCQRYKDNIYGPWDEAVITS; via the coding sequence ATGACATCGAAGATAGAATGGcataaaaatttatatgaaaattatGGACTGCCAGACAATTATTCAGATAGTTCGTTTTTAAAGCAGTTACGTAAGAATATCAAACTAAATAATATAACACTAACAGAAGCAATTATGTTTGGAGCTACAATATGTATTCAATTAAATATTGTAGTACTCTTTGTCATTGTATTTGTATGGTTGAACAGAGAGTGGACTACGCCTGATGTAATATTTGTATCAAGTGTAATCCTGACAGTATTTGGTTATCTTGTATATTGTTTAAAAGAACCAAACACTTTGACCAAGTTAACAAAAGACATTAGGACAGTATTAATTTTTCTTACATTTGGTTATATTTTGTCTCCTGTTTTGAAGACTTTAACAGAAACCATTAGTACAGATACAATCTACGTTATGACCATAttgatgtttttaacgcatttGATATTTAGCAAGTATGGTTCTCTCCAGATTTCTTTGTCCGATTCTTTGTCAATAACATCTTCCATATTTGGTTCGCTGATGTTAGCTTCTAGATTGGCATCTCCATCTCACGCATTTTCTCTTCTTACGGTTGCTGTGCAATGTTTTGTTTTATTACCATtccttttatataaattaagcaacaaaatatttatttcaagcttCTTGACCTTCAGtactttatattttcttttattcatttcgcaaacaatctCTTATGTTTTTATGATATCTGTAACATTCCTTCATTTTATATGTCCTTACTGGTATGTACAATGTCAGAGATATAAAGACAACATTTATGGTCCTTGGGACGAGGCTGTTATTACTTCTTAg